One Fusarium poae strain DAOMC 252244 chromosome 4, whole genome shotgun sequence DNA window includes the following coding sequences:
- a CDS encoding hypothetical protein (BUSCO:48912at5125), which produces MPLDTSTYSLALLRVDGRRWNELRRLHAQIRTQDAADGSSYLEMGHTKVMCVVTGPSEQQQQRRGGQQGSRDVAAINVNVVVAGFSSVDRKKRGRNDKRIQEIETTIANALASNLHTHLFPNSSISISLHVLSQDGSLLAALLNATTLALIDAGIPMSDYIAACTAGSTSTYAAGDETADPLLDLNTQEEQELPFLTVATHGATDRVAVLVCESRVQVSRLEGMLVVGVDGCKQVKQYLDQVVKDKGAEMVQEGAVERSDAMMDLDE; this is translated from the exons ATGCCTCTCGATACCTCAACATACTCATTAGCGCTCCTGCGCGTCGACGGAAGAAGATGGAACGAACTCCGCCGTCTTCACGCCCAGATTAGGACCCAGGATGCCGCCGACGGTTCATCATATCTCGAAATGGGCCATACAAAAGTCATGTGTGTCGTGACAGGTCCTTCtgaacagcagcagcagcgacgcGGCGGACAGCAGGGCTCTCGCGATGTGGCAGCGATCAATGTCAATGTTGTGGTCGCAGGATTCTCAAGCGTGGATCGCAAGAAGCGAGGGCGCAATGATAA ACGCATCCAGGAGATCGAAACTACAATTGCCAATGCACTCGCTTCGAACTTACATACGCATTTGTTCCCCAACTCCTCGATCTCAATCTCGCTTCACGTCCTGTCACAAGACGGATCGCTACTAGCTGCTCTGCTCAATGCTACGACACTTGCGCTTATCGATGCCGGTATTCCCATGTCAGACTACATTGCTGCCTGTACGGCGGGCTCGACCTCTACATACGCTGCTGGGGACGAAACGGCCGACCCGCTACTCGACTTGAACACCCAGGAGGAACAAGAGCTTCCGTTCCTCACCGTCGCGACGCACGGCGCTACCGATCGAGTAGCAGTTTTGGTTTGCGAGAGTCGTGTGCAAGTCAGCAGATTGGAGGGTATGCTAGTAGTTGGTGTGGATGGATGTAAACAGGTCAAGCAGTACTTAGATCAAGTCGTGAAAGACAAGGGCGCGGAAATGGTTCAGGAGGGCGCCGTGGAAAGGAGTGACGCGATGATGGATTTGGACGAATAG
- a CDS encoding hypothetical protein (TransMembrane:1 (i552-577o)) has product MARKRSAPSDGKDARKTSLACLTCRKKKVRCSGTTPCQYCTKRGLDCTVPEHGHKRMYMANRIEELESKLARYERDGYDGLPSTLPPRASEPPVSGTAHNAQRESTIHPQLSQSSPQESQHNRSRSSSFIRPSTSFSAPLSQPKYPSYDGTNASPAATILAGSSLSSSHTFGSRVQDLLGSSRTELEQNGKPWVSPEANQVHEIISHPWRLSSGDFPKLPPRHEAQRLLDTALFYIGQSQHHIDAREFSDKMWAFYQNRDDPAQLESLWVLEMILMIAIGTLFDANPEGNDEFSGVVLFEYAHRNVPTLSDLRFKGKIGIEIFALFAIYLGNMNRKEEAYLYISTAMRLAISQKYHRVCGTRHLMQSERVHMNRLWWTIYMQERRLAAATGNPPSIGDEAINIPLPTDSPGFPPVGPMCTNIKIARATGRILAVLYNPEDESEHTFIPRVQDIVKSLYEISQEIPSDSVTDVYNLGRDQSLRTTASLHLMLFQATILTIRPIMLHAAKLILSGHGPTGEQLHASPLGRLSRTCAEAARRQLKVVATLRKRNMIAIFGFYDFEASFSAAFIMILAAILDSGCEDNLKISPKPGLTQALEELQHLADHGNTYARERLHEVKRLWKVMAQKIESLQVVNVSPQGTTGDVQANNRAAPANGTTPAGFSDSGALPNDPVPGAQSQTSPDDFMLLDTDLWDNFSNLWVPMTEAAGGNSQEEMLMADIPHDDFYKHCYSMYNNPDWDLTGEDVGDFAELGRHIQDS; this is encoded by the exons ATGGCTCGGAAGCGTTCGGCGCCATCCGATGGTAAAGATGCGCGCAAAACATCATTGGC CTGCCTTACTTGTCGAAAGAAAAAGGTTCGGTGTTCGGGGACCACCCCTTGTCAATACTGTACCAAGCGCGGCTTAGACTGCACGGTTCCTGAGCATGGACACAAACGCATGTACATGGCCAA TCGAATTGAAGAACTTGAGAGCAAGTTAGCCAGATATGAAAGAGACGGATATGATGGGCTGCCTTCCACCCTACCACCTAGGGCATCTG AACCCCCGGTCTCAGGTACAGCTCACAATGCCCAAAGGGAATCTACCATCCACCCACAATTATCTCAATCTTCCCCACAAGAGTCCCAACATAACAGATCGAGATCATCAAGCTTCATCCGTCCTTCCACTAGCTTCTCGGCACCTCTTTCCCAACCTAAGTATCCTTCTTATGATGGCACTAATGCATCACCAGCTGCCA CTATCCTTGCTGGCTCTTCACTCAGTTCTAGCCACACCTTTGGTTCTCGCGTACAGGATCTACTGGGCTCATCCCGTACTGAACTAGAGCAGAACGGTAAACCCTGGGTAAGCCCTGAGGCAAATCAAGTTCACGAAATCATCAGTCACCCATGGCGCCTTTCCAGCGGCGACTTCCCGAAGCTACCACCCCGACATGAGGCACAGCGATTGTTGGACACTGCCCTGTTCTACATCGGTCAGTCACAGCATCACATTGATGCCCGTGAATTTTCAGATAAGATGTGGGCTTTCTATCAGAACCGTGATGATCCTGCTCAGCTGGAATCACTATGGGTTCTTGAGATGATTCTCATGATTGCAATTGGAACACTCTTCGATGCTAATCCTGAAGGTAACGATGAGTTTTCAGGCGTTGTTCTTTTTGAATATGCTCACAGAAATGTGCCAACGTTATCTGATTTGCGTTTCAAAGGGAAAATTGGGATCGAGATCTTTGCTCTTTTTGCTATCTATCTCGGTAACATGAACCGCAAGGAAGAGGCGTACCTTTAT ATTAGCACTGCTATGCGGCTTGCAATTTCGCAAAAGTACCACAGAGTCTGTGGAACAAGACACTTGATGCAGTCGGAGAGAGTCCATATGAATCGCCTCTGGTGGACAATCTATATGCAAGAACG ACGCCTAGCTGCAGCAACAGGAAATCCTCCAAGCATAGGAGATGAGGCAATCAATATCCCTCTCCCTACTGACTCTCCAGGATTCCCGCCTGTAGGACCTATGTGCACAAACATCAAGATTGCCAGAGCTACAGGGCGTATCTTGGCTG TACTGTACAATCCAGAGGATGAGTCAGAACACACCTTTATTCCCCGTGTTCAGGACATAGTCAAGTCTCTTTACGAGATTTCTCAGGAAATCCCTTCAGATTCGGTCACGGATGTGTACAACTTGGGCCGTGACCAATCTTTGAGGACGACTGCTTCTCTGCATCTGATGCTGTTCCAG GCAACTATCCTTACGATTAGGCCGATTATGTTGCACGCTGCAAAGCTTATTCTCAGCGGCCATGGCCCGACAGGAGAGCAACTACATGCTTCACCACTTGGAAGACTGTCCAGAACTTGTGCTGAAGCTGCAAGACGTCAACTCAAGGTAGTTGCCACGCTCAGAAAGCGAAACATGATTG CAATCTTTGGCTTCTACGACTTTGAGGCTTCTTTCTCAGCCGCATTCATCATGATCCTCGCTGCCATCCTGGACTCGGGTTGTGAAGATAACTTGAAGATTAGCCCCAAACCTGGATTgacacaggcgttggaggaGCTACAACATCTCGCTGACCACGGTAACACATATGCTCGTGAGAGATTACACGAGGTCAAGAGGCTATGGAAAGTGATGGCGCAGAAGATCGAGTCACTGCAAGTCGTCAATGTATCTCCCCAGGGAACAACGGGTGATGTCCAAGCAAATAACAGAGCGGCGCCTGCCAACGGTACAACACCAGCTGGGTTCAGTGACTCGGGTGCTCTTCCAAATGACCCTGTCCCGGGCGCTCAAAGCCAGACATCGCCAGACGATTTCATGCTTCTCGACACAGATTTATGGGACAATTTCTCGAACCTCTGGGTTCCCATGACCGAAGCGGCGGGCGGGAACTCGCAGGAGGAGATGTTAATGGCGGATATCCCGCACGATGACTTTTACAAGCACTGCTACTCTATGTATAATAATCCGGACTGGGATCTTACGGGAGAAGATGTTGGGGATTTTGCGGAGCTTGGAAGACATATTCAGGATTCATGA
- a CDS encoding hypothetical protein (SECRETED:SignalP(1-23)~BUSCO:27319at5125), translating to MHNPTSLLVTLTAALAALPEAQAAIYTKNSPVLQLNARNYDKIIAKSNYTSIVEFYAPWCGHCQNLKPAYEKAAKNLDGLAQVAAIDCDDDANKQLCGSMGVQGFPTLKIVRPGKKSGKPVVEDYQGQRTAGAIQEAVLNKINNHVTRVSDKDLDSFLAGDKPKAILFTQKGTTSALIRSIAIDFLDVISVGQVRDKEAGAVKKFGIEKFPALVLIPGEGKDPIVYDGEMAKKDMVKFLTQAGQPNPIHATGNTKSTKAKKDDTKSSKKSKSTEAAKEPAAESKEPAAEPVPSIVPIATIKSLEKLTEECLAPKSHTCVLLFTPGEAGEKAVESLSHLNTKYVHGGRNNIPFIAIPSDSDAASTLPKALGLGDKVNLIAINTRRNWWRQYEGDFSLSSVENWIDAIRMGEGAKKKLPEGVVVQKKAGSTQATDPEPEVETDGPDDVKTVIETEIETEYETVTGADGEETQTVVETEIEYETKTETEHAEDTAEPEAQPVAESEAEPKTKDEIKHEEL from the exons ATGCATAACCCCACTTCTCTGCTGGTGACTTTGACAGCAGCCCTGGCGGCTTTGCCCGAGGCTCAAGCTGCCATTTACACCAAGAACTCTCCTGTTCTTCAGTTGAACGCTCGCAACTATGATAAGATCATTGCAAAGTCCAACTACACCTCT ATTGTCGAGTTCTACGCTCCTTGGTGTGGTCACTGTCAGAATCTCAAGCCCGCTTATGAGAAAGCCGCCAAGAACCTCGATGGACTTGCTCAAGTTGCTGCCATTGACTGCGATGATGACGCCAACAAGCAGCTTTGTGGCTCCATGGGTGTCCAGGGCTTTCCCACTCTCAAGATTGTCCGCCCTGGCAAGAAGTCTGGTAAGCCCGTTGTTGAAGACTACCAGGGCCAGCGAACTGCCGGTGCTATCCAAGAGGCTGTCCtgaacaagatcaacaacCACGTTACACGTGTCAGTGACAAGGACCTGGACTCTTTCCTCGCGGGCGACAAGCCCAAGGCTATCCTGTTCACTCAAAAGGGAACTACCAGTGCACTCATTCGAAGCATCGCCATTGACTTTCTCGATGTCATCTCCGTGGGTCAAGTCCGTGATAAGGAAGCGGGCGCTGTTAAGAAGTTTGGCATTGAAAAGTTCCCCGCTCTCGTCCTTATTCCTGGCGAAGGCAAGGATCCTATTGTCTACGATGGTGAGATGGCCAAGAAGGACATGGTCAAGTTCCTTACCCAAGCTGGACAGCCCAACCCTATCCACGCCACTGGCAACACCAAGAgcaccaaggccaagaaggatgatACCAAGAGTtccaagaagagcaagtcGACTGAAGCCGCCAAGGAACCCGCCGCCGAATCAAAGGAACCTGCTGCTGAGCCTGTCCCTTCCATTGTTCCTATCGCTACTATCAAGAGCTTAGAGAAGCTTACTGAGGAGTGCCTCGCTCCCAAGTCCCACACCTGTGTCCTTCTCTTCACCCCTGGTGAAGCTGGCGAGAAGGCTGTTGAGTCGCTCTCCCACCTCAATACAAAGTACGTCCATGGAGGCCGTAACAACATTCCCTTTATCGCCATCCCCAGCGACAGCGACGCCGCCTCCACTCTTCCCAAGGCCCTTGGACTCGGCGACAAGGTCAACCTGATTGCTATCAACACCCGCCGTAACTGGTGGCGCCAGTATGAGGGTGACTTTAGCCTCTCAAGCGTTGAGAACTGGATTGATGCCATTCGCATGGGCGAGGgtgccaagaagaagcttcccGAGGGCGTTGTCGTCCAGAAGAAGGCCGGGTCGACCCAGGCTACTGACCCCGAGCCCGAGGTCGAGACTGATGGTCCCGACGATGTCAAGACCGTCATCGAGACTGAGATTGAGACCGAGTACGAGACTGTCACTGGCGCCGACGGAGAGGAGACCCAAACCGTCGTTGAAACCGAAATTGAGTACGAGACCAAGACTGAGACTGAGCACGCTGAAGACACTGCCGAACCCGAGGCCCAGCCTGTCGCCGAGTCTGAAGCCGagcccaagaccaaggacgAGATCAAGCACGAGGAGCTGTAA
- a CDS encoding hypothetical protein (TransMembrane:10 (i140-158o164-187i199-218o238-259i320-342o354-376i383-404o410-437i449-469o485-501i)) codes for MATSKQTGEINPHIESTDAGLDHLKNVDLHDKALANEALEATADEHSYGVVQGFKTYNAAAFWSIVISTTVIMEGYDVTLLGSFYGYPRFREKYGAWLDEENGYQISANWQQRFNCLGALANIIGAMLNGWATSKWGHRVVLISGLFWLSAFIFVVFFAPTIEILLVGQFLCNIPWGIFATTGPAYAAEVTPLAIRGYLTAYVNLCWCIGQFISAGVLKGLVSNPTPWSYKIPFAIQWIWPIPLAIAAYLAPESPWYLVRTNQLEKAKVSLERLSNPEHNINYDNAVALMVHTNKLEIEERSGTSYWDCFRGSNLRRTEIACMGFLSQITNGGALCYSGSFFFQQTGISPETSYGIALGGTGIAFMGTIISWFYIYKFGRRTIWLTGFSCLVAILWTIGFLALPKQNQPLAWAQSILCVVWLGAYSMTVGPIIYTIVAEIGSTRLRTQTIVLARSTYYVGNIICGGLIQPEMLAPGSWNLKGKTAFFWAGLATLTLIWGYFRMFETKDRTFGEMDYMFQKGVSARKSAKYQINEDEFFMAHEKPEAEKQQG; via the exons ATGGCTACCTCAAAGCAGACTGGGGAGATCAACCCTCACATCGAGAGCACCGATGCTGGTCTCGATCATCTGAAGAACGTCGACCTTCACGACAAAGCCCTCGCCAACGAAGCTCTTGAGGCCACTGCCGACGAACACAGCTATGGCGTCGTGCAGGGTTTCAAGACTTACAATGCCGCTGCCTTTTGGTCAATCG TCATTTCGACGACCGTCATCATGGAAGGCTACGATGTCACCCTTCTAGGATCTTTCTACGGATACCCCCGATTCAGAGAAAAGTACGGCGCCTGGCTCGACGAGGAAAACGGATATCAGATCTCGGCCAACTGGCAGCAGCGCTTCAACTGTCTCGGTGCTCTGGCCAACATCATCGGTGCCATGCTCAACGGATGGGCGACTTCTAAATGGGGACACCGCGTCGTCCTCATTAGTGGTCTCTTCTGGCTGTCCGCCTTTATCTTTGTCGTCTTTTTTGCGCCGACCATCGAGATCCTACTCGTCGGTCAGTTCCTCTGCAACATCCCCTGGGGTATCTTTGCCACGACCGGTCCCGCCTACGCTGCCGAGGTGACGCCTCTGGCCATCCGAGGATACCTCACTGCCTATGTTAACCTGTGCTGGTGTATTGGACAGTTTATCTCAGCTGGTGTGCTAAAGGGTCTTGTTAGCAATCCTACCCCGTGGTCGTACAAGATTCCGTTTGCGATTCAGTGGATTTGGCCTATTCCGCTTGCCATTGCGGCATACCTCGCTCCCGAGTCACCCTGGTATCTTGTCCGAACGAACCAGCTTGAGAAGGCAAAGGTTTCTCTCGAGAGACTGTCTAACCCGGAGCACAACATAAACTACGACAATGCCGTTGCCTTGATGGTCCACACTAATAAGCTGGAGATTGAAGAGCGATCGGGAACATCGTACTGGGACTGTTTCCGAGGCAGTAACCTTCGACGTACCGAGATCGCATGCATGGGATTCCTGTCTCAAATCACCAACGGTGGTGCTCTCTGCTATAGCggatccttcttcttccagcaAACTGGTATCAGCCCTGAGACGTCGTACGGTATTGCCCTCGGCGGAACTGGCATTGCCTTCATGGGTACCATCATTTCGTGGTTTTACATCTACAAATTCGGTCGACGAACGATCTGGCTCACGGGTTTCTCATGTCTCGTGGCCATCCTCTGGACGATTGGTTTCCTTGCTTTGCCCAAGCAGAACCAGCCTTTGGCCTGGGCGCAGTCCATCCTGTGTGTGGTGTGGCTGGGAGCATACTCCATGACGGTCGGGCCCATCATCTACACCATTGTCGCTGAGATTGGATCGACTCGTCTGCGAACTCAGACAATCGTGCTGGCTCGTTCGACCTACTACGTTGGAAACATTATTTGTGGAGGATTAATCCAACCTGAGATGTTGGCGCCTGGTTCTTGGAACCTCAAGGGTAAAACT GCTTTCTTCTGGGCTGGATTGGCCACCCTGACCCTGATCTGGGGTTATTTCCGCATGTTTGAGACAAAGGACCGCACTTTTGGTGAGATGGACTACATG TTTCAAAAGGGTGTCTCGGCACGCAAGTCTGCCAAGTACCAGATCAACGAGGATGAGTTCTTCATGGCTCATGAGAAGCCTGAGGCAGAGAAGCAGCAGGGTTAG
- a CDS encoding hypothetical protein (TransMembrane:7 (o12-31i43-66o86-110i122-145o165-190i202-224o240-260i)) — protein sequence MGIPNRGPELQAVCYTLLVSSVIAVGLRIYVRTRMVKNFGMDDWTMCVALVTFLLFCTSSLSGVTHGTGRHRSDLDPADYMKARNWWWWCYLWYCLTMITSKISIGITLLRITNRKMDIWILYATMAITLCTGIVFFFVTLFQCWPISYFWNTNQDGKCVSPDVIIALTYLYSVFSVISDFTCAILPIFLISKLNMGKKTKLAVIPLFAMACVASSAVVVRFAFVKDFKNPDFLWATVDIAIWSATEQGLAITAGSLATLRPLLRLLGRKLGITTSGRSELKDTDQRTGTGLGQFGPSRATNSGNKKGDLFGLATFTREDNLDGHGRDCEAAYAGKDHFGRPSAERTVVSTWDSRRGTGNSSEEELTPGLRPKSSGAVKVTTTFKVEEDRI from the exons ATGGGCATTCCGAATAGAGGCCCTGAGCTTCAGGCAGTGTGCTACACACTGCTTGTCTCTTCTGTTATAGCAGTTGGACTACGTATCTATGTTCGTACACGAATGGTCAAGAACTTTGGCATGGATGATTGGACAATGTGTGTTGCTCTT GTTacattcttattattttgcACAAGTTCCCTTAGTGGTGTCACACACGGAACCGGTCGTCACCGAAGTGACCTCGATCCAGCAGATTATATGAAAGCGAGGaattggtggtggtggtgctaTCTATGGTATTGCCTAACCATGATTACTTCAAAGATATCCATCGGCATTACCCTCCTTCGAATCACCAACCGAAAGATGGACATCTGGATCCTTTACGCCACAATGGCCATCACACTCTGCACCGGAatcgtctttttctttgtcaCCCTCTTCCAATGCTGGCCCATCTCGTATTTCTGGAACACGAACCAAGACGGAAAATGCGTCAGCCCCGACGTCATCATCGCCCTCACATATCTGTACAGTGTCTTCAGTGTCATCTCCGATTTCACCTGCGCCATCTTGCCCATCTTCTTGATATCCAAGCTCAACATGGGGAAGAAGACAAAGCTTGCCGTGATTCCCCTTTTTGCCATGGCCTGCGT GGCCAGCTCCGCCGTCGTCGTTCGTTTCGCCTTTGTCAAGGATTTCAAGAACCCAGACTTCTTGT GGGCAACAGTCGATATCGCCATCTGGTCGGCCACGGAACAAGGCCTTGCCATCACCGCCGGCTCCTTGGCAACTTTGAGGCCTTTGCTTCGATTACTCGGCCGCAAGCTTGGCATAACGACATCGGGACGGTCTGAATTGAAAGACACGGATCAGCGAACGGGAACAGGGCTAGGACAGTTTGGTCCTTCGAGGGCTACCAACAGCGGCAATAAGAAGGGCGATCTTTTTGGGCTCGCTACATTCACACGGGAGGACAACTTGGACGGCCACGGGCGAGACTGCGAGGCAGCTTACGCTGGGAAGGACCATTTTGGTAGACCGTCGGCGGAGAGGACAGTAGTGTCGACGTGGGACTCTCGAAGGGGTACAGGCAACTCGAGTGAGGAAGAGTTGACGCCAGGTCTGAGACCCAAGAGCAGTGGTGCTGTCAAGGTGACTACCACTTTCAAGGTGGAGGAGGATAGGATTTGA
- a CDS encoding hypothetical protein (BUSCO:46538at5125): MAEPLPAVLKIPEVSRFINRANQLRSIKPALAYWCEYHAVNQIVGKGLHNSDDEAFEFTKTLIERLETTKTERADDEAIIDNATGQAYVEQFAQQTFDRAERTLRADKVTRQTADTFDAAATFFDLTREWGEPDPEVVKKIKFAKWNAARILKAIREGKDPNETNPRAPEPEPSVGLDPSDPEVQILTGGQRATVEDAPDVGESPKVVTPTEAPSKDPTDPSYFPPQAEPEGQAPEPFVPSPMSTSSTPGGELGRPPVGLPPDVSPAAESPAQPAAQPSTDAPTSMEISDDHDAPARPMMPHLNSSHPGKPPGMEPLAPLSAAAAARPFLPHLASSLPKAPSVDSPSPIEAAANARPWLPHLTSSAIGNGPVPPRGPPTSVPAPTAPVGDRPVMPHLNSSHPGKAPIDPLKPLNAAAAARPWLPHLASAPPGKGSVSEPQAPPAVEPIRPMMPHLASSHPGKSPAHSPPSVAPTSAPAPERYSTDQKDINQAQKHAKWAISALNFEDVPTAVKELRNALAMLGAQ; the protein is encoded by the exons ATGGCCGAGCCACTACCAGCCGTACTCAAAATCCCCGAAGTGAGCCGCTTCATCAACCGCGCGAACCAGCTCAGAAGCATCAAACCGGCCCTCGCATATTGGT GTGAATACCATGCTGTCAACCAGATCGTAGGCAAGGGCCTGCACAACTCAGACGACGAAGCCTTTGAGTTCACAAAGACCCTGATCGAGCGTCTCGAAACAACAAAGACGGAGCGCGCTGACGATGAAGCGATTATCGATAACGCTACTGGCCAAGCATACGTTGAGCAGTTCGCCCAACAGACGTTTGATCGCGCCGAGCGTACCCTGCGAGCTGATAAAGTGACGAG ACAAACCGCCGACACATTCGATGCCGCTGCAACGTTCTTCGATCTTACGCGCGAATGGGGCGAGCCTGACCCCGAGGTTgtgaagaagatcaagtTCGCAAAGTGGAACGCTGCTCGAATCCTCAAGGCTATTCGTGAAGGCAAAGACCCCAATGAAACAAACCCCAGAGCGCCAGAGCCCGAACCCAGCGTTGGTCTGGATCCATCTGACCCCGAAGTCCAGATCTTAACAGGAGGCCAGCGAGCTACAGTCGAGGATGCTCCAGATGTTGGAGAGTCGCCCAAAGTTGTCACGCCTACAGAGGCGCCATCAAAAGATCCCACTGACCCTAGTTATTTCCCACCACAAGCTGAACCGGAGGGGCAGGCTCCAGAGCCTTTTGTCCCATCACCCATGAGCACAAGCTCTACCCCCGGTGGCGAGCTTGGTCGCCCACCAGTCGGTCTACCACCTGATGTTTCTCCCGCAGCAGAGTCTCCAGCACAGCCAGCTGCCCAGCCTTCAACCGATGCCCCCACTTCCATGGAGATATCCGACGACCACGACGCTCCTGCAAGGCCTATGATGCCTCACCTTAATTCGTCGCATCCCGGAAAGCCGCCAGGCATGGAACCACTGGCACCACTTTCTGCTGCAGCGGCTGCCAGACCGTTCTTACCTCACCTTGCTTCATCACTACCCAAGGCGCCAAGTGTTGACTCCCCATCACCTATTGAAGCTGCCGCAAACGCAAGACCATGGCTGCCTCACCTCACTTCTTCAGCCATTGGAAATGGACCAGTCCCCCCAAGAGGGCCCCCAACATCTGTTCCCGCGCCTACAGCCCCTGTTGGTGACAGACCAGTGATGCCTCATCTCAACTCTTCACATCCAGGAAAGGCACCAATTGATCCTTTAAAGCCTCTCAATGCAGCAGCGGCGGCAAGACCATGGCTACCTCATCTCGCTTCCGCTCCTCCTGGAAAGGGATCTGTTTCTGAACCACAAGCACCTCCAGCTGTCGAACCTATCAGACCAATGATGCCGCATCTTGCCTCTTCACACCCTGGAAAGTCACCGGCTCACTCACCCCCATCAGTGGCCCCTACATCCGCACCTGCTCCAGAAAGGTACTCGACAGACCAGAAAGACATCAACCAGGCTCAGAAGCACGCCAAATGGGCGATATCGGCGTTGAACTTTGAGGATGTGCCTACTGCCGTTAAGGAACTGCGCAATGCACTTGCGATGCTTGGGGCTCAGTAA
- a CDS encoding hypothetical protein (TransMembrane:1 (n3-14c19/20o433-451i)~BUSCO:37586at5125~CAZy:GH17) — protein MKVSSAAVAVGALAMGVEAKNYLGFNSGATLANREAKFKADFQAEFETAQNLKTSPGDFNAVRLYTNIQAYSEDDPIEAFEAAIDTKTQILLGVWTSGTDSIDKEINALKKAVEKYGSKLTDLIIGVSVGSEDLYRNSVTGVKNKGGVGVQPDALVDFINDFRTAFKGTPISKVPLGHVDTWDVWGNATNKPVLDAIDFIGVDEYPYYENDKGNSIGNAAKLFDKAFDATVAASAGKPVWVTETGWPYKGPNWDEAVPSIKNAQKYWQDVGCKSLFNKVPTFWYNLRDSNPDNKMKFAITENLSTTPLFDLSCDKIDDETSSSAESKTKTSTGASKATGDAHSTGTFITATASATGSDSEDSTATGTGSQSKPTSGSGSGSSSDDSESGSSGSGSSGSGSASESGSSGSGSGTEAGSSSETEGAAETPSTVNGAAGLTMSAAAIAFFAMLAL, from the coding sequence ATGAAGGTTTCATCCGCTGCCGTCGCTGTTGGTGCCCTCGCCATGGGCGTTGAGGCCAAGAACTACCTTGGTTTCAACTCTGGTGCTACCCTCGCCAACCGAGAGGCCAAGTTCAAGGCCGACTTCCAGGCCGAGTTCGAGACTGCTCAGAACCTCAAGACCTCCCCCGGTGACTTCAACGCCGTCCGTCTCTACACCAACATCCAGGCTTACTCCGAGGATGACCCCATCGAGGCTTTCGAGGCTGCCATTGACACCAAGACCCAGATCCTCCTCGGTGTCTGGACCTCTGGTACTGACTCTATCGACAAGGAGATCAACGCCCTCAAGAAGGCCGTCGAGAAGTACGGCTCTAAGCTGACCGACCTCATCATTGGTGTTTCCGTCGGTAGTGAGGATCTCTACCGTAACTCTGTTACCGGTGTCAAGAACAAGGGTGGTGTCGGTGTCCAGCCCGATGCTCTCGTTGACTTCATCAACGACTTCCGCACTGCCTTCAAGGGCACTCCCATCTCCAAGGTTCCCCTCGGCCACGTCGACACCTGGGATGTCTGGGGTAACGCCACCAACAAGCCCGTCCTCGACGCCATTGACTTCATCGGAGTTGATGAGTACCCCTACTACGAGAACGACAAGGGCAACAGCATCGGTAACGCTGCCAAGCTCTTCGACAAGGCCTTCGATGCCACCGTCGCCGCCTCTGCCGGTAAGCCCGTCTGGGTCACCGAGACCGGATGGCCCTACAAGGGTCCCAACTGGGACGAGGCTGTTCCTAGCATCAAGAACGCCCAGAAGTACTGGCAGGACGTTGGCTGCAAGAGCCTCTTCAACAAGGTCCCCACCTTCTGGTACAACCTCCGTGACTCCAACCCCGACAACAAGATGAAGTTCGCCATTACCGAGAACCTCTCCACCACCCCTCTCTTTGATCTTTCTTGCGACAAGATTGACGATGAGACCTCCAGCTCCGCCGagtccaagaccaagacctcCACTGGTGCTTCCAAGGCTACTGGTGATGCTCACTCTACCGGAACTTTCATCACTGCTACTGCTTCCGCCACCGGTTCTGACAGCGAGGACTCCACTGCCACCGGTACCGGTTCTCAGTCCAAGCCTacctctggctctggctccgGCTCCAGCTCTGACGACTCCGAGTCTGGCTCTTCCGGCTCTGGTTCTTCTGGCTCCGGTTCCGCCTCCGAGTCTGGTTCTTCTGGTTCCGGATCTGGCACCGAGGCTGGCTCCAGCTCCGAGACTGAAGGCGCTGCCGAGACCCCCAGCACTGTCAACGGTGCTGCCGGCTTGACCATGTCTGCTGCCGCCATTGCCTTCTTTGCCATGCTTGCTCTGTAA